The genomic segment CTCGTCCTTCATCCAAATAGCGAAATGTATGAAGGAGTAGCTGAAACAAGTAGGGATTTGGTTCCCTTTCCTGCGTCAGCCGATCCAAAAGTTCTGCTATGTATGCGGCATAAGCCGTAGCAGTCAGGCTTTGCCGCATATCCCGGAACGAATCCAGCATATCTCCCTGAGAGAGATCGGGCATTCCCGTACCGGGTCCCGCCTTGCATAGGTAATAACTATGCGAAAACAGCTGGGAGACGGCGGCAAGACGGCTTTTGGTCTTTTTAGCACCACGGGCCATCACGCCTAATTTGCCGTTCTCCCGGGTAAACAATGTCACCACTTTACTGGACTCACCATAGTCCACACTGCGAATGACAATCCCTTCCCACTTTACAAGCATGCCTGCGTGTCACCCAATTCTTCCTGGGCGAGATCAAACGAGGTTTCCTCGCTGGAAACATCCGTTTGATGGTGATCACGGTAGAGAAGGTAAGCATGGATGTCACCGGTTGAAGCGAAAACTCTCCAAGAAAAGTCACGAAGCATGGAGCATCATCCTTTCCTATATCGGGTCTATCCACTTCCTTCTTAGAATCACCTTTGCCCGTTATTCTATGCCTTGGAAAAATTAACACATCGCGATGGGAATATTATTGCTCGTCATAGAAACCGAAGTTACGCAGCATCCGCTCTTGGTTGCGCCAATCCTTTTTCACTTTGATCCAGAGCTCCAAAAATACTTGGTCACCCATCAGCCGCTCGATATCCTTACGCGCCCGTTGACCGATTTCTTTGAGCATCTGGCCTTTTTGCCCGATCAAAATTCCGCGCTGAGAATCCCGCTCTACGTAAATGGCCGCGTAAATGTAAAGGGTTTTGCCATTTTCGCCCCGTTTCATCTCTTCAATTACAACAGCAATGGAGTGAGGTACTTCTTCTCTCGTCAAATGCAGAACTTTTTCCCGAATCAACTCGGCTGCTACAAAGCGTTCCGGATGGTCTGTCACCTGATCTGCAGGGTAATACATCGGGCCTTCTTCCATTTCACCCAAAATAGCCTGCTGCAATGATCCCGTATTGTTACCTTCCAGTGCAGAGATTGGAACAATTTGCTTGAAATCATATAATTTGCGGTAATCGTCAATAATCGGCAGCAGTGCTTCCGGGTGCACTTTGTCAATTTTGTTGATGACCAAAAATACTGGCGTTTTGACCTGCTTCAACCGCTCGATGATGTAGTCGTCCCCGGCTCCGCGTTTTTCTGTTGCATCGACAACAAACAAAACGAGGTCTACTTCGTTCAACGTATTTTCGGCAACGGAAACCATGTAGTTTCCGAGTTTGGATTGAGGCTTGTGAATCCCCGGTGTATCCAAGAAAATAATTTGTCCCTCTTCTGTCGTATGCACAGCCGTAATTTTGTTGCGTGTGGTCTGCGGCTTATTGGACATGATGGCGATTTTATGTCCCACAATATGATTCAACAGTGTTGATTTTCCAACATTTGGGCGTCCCACAATGGAGACAAATCCCGATTTAAACGATTGCTTGGTCTTGCGATTATCCACGTAAATCCTCCTTGGTGAATGCGCCTGGCAGCAGGGCAGATACTGTCGTTTCCCAAATGTCGCCTTTGAGATTCGTCAAAAATACAGGCATGTCCGGCGGGCACAGCTCTGCCATGACTTGTCGGCAAGCCCCGCACGGTGATACAGCTTGCGGTGTATCGGCAGCAACGGCTAATGCCTTGTAAGTCCGATCACCTTCCGAATACGCTTTAAAAAGAGCCGTACGCTCTGCGCAGTTGCACAGCGAGTACGCTGCATTTTCAATATTGCCTCCCAAATAAACCTTGCCTCTCTCAGCTAAAAGAGCTGCTCCTACCTGAAACTTGGAGTACGGTACATAAGCGAGCTTTCTGGCTTCGATTGCTTGTGCTAATAATGCTTGTTTATCCATTCTCATCATTCCTCATATGATTGGTCTTTAACATCATTTCAAAACAGAATGTGTCCAATGAGACACGAAGAAACCAGACTGAAAGGTCAACTAGAATGACCCGTCCGGTACCTCATTTGGCTTATGGAAAAATTTCTTCCTTCTCTCTAGTAAAAACTATCCCCATACTTTTTGCAACAGTGGCTGTCCAAATACGAGGACTCCGATGATGAGAGACAGGATTGCCGCCACAAGCACAGCTCCTGCCCCCACATCTTTGGCAATCTTCGCCTTGGCGTGCCATTCCGGGGAAGCTAAATCCACGACTGCTTCAATCGCGGTATTTACCAGCTCAAGGGAGAAGACCAGACCGATAGAAAAAAGGACCAGCAAAACATCGCTGCGGGGTATCTGCAGCCACCACGCTGCCGCCAGCACCAAAATGGCTGCGGCTACATGGATTTGCATGTTTCGCTGTGTCCGTACGGTATAGGAAATTCCTTGCAGAGCGTAGGCGAAGCTGCGAGTCAATCGTCGCCATTCCTTCAACGTAATCTCCTACCTCGTCAAGCCGATTTGTTCCAGAACCTTTTCTTGACGTGAAAACATTTCCTTCTCTTCTTCTGGCGTCCCATGATCATAGCCCAGAAGGTGAAGAAAACCATGAACCGTGAGAAATCCGAGTTCGCGTTCGAATGAATGACCATAGTCTTCGGCCTGCTCATGTGCTTTTGGCACCGAGATAATGATATCTCCCAGCATATTCGGAAACTCGCTGGCCTCATCCTCATCGATGAAGATTTCCATTTCCCCTTCACCCGGTTCGTTCATCGCAAAGGACAGAACATCCGTTGGCCGATCAACGCCACGATAGTCGCGATTCAGCTCGTGGATGCGCTCGTTGTTCACCAGCGTGACAACTACCTCTCCTTGTACGTCTTCCAGCTTTGCCGCTGCTTCCAGGCAACGTACAAGCAGGTTTTGCAAATTCTCATCGATCGGTTCGATTTCTTCATGAAGGATTTCTACAGATAACACAGGTAAACGATCTCCTTTTTGTGACGCCATTTATTAATAGCCGTGTTCTACTTCTTCCTTGGCATAGGCAGCGATGATTTTTTGTACCAGACTGTGACGAACGACGTCTCCCTCTTGGAAATGAATAAAGGCTACATCGGAAATCGGACTTAAGATGCGCTGTGCTTCGCGCAATCCGGATTTCTTGCCCTTCGGCAAATCCACCTGGGTCACATCACCC from the Brevibacillus brevis genome contains:
- a CDS encoding YqzL family protein, coding for MLRDFSWRVFASTGDIHAYLLYRDHHQTDVSSEETSFDLAQEELGDTQACL
- the era gene encoding GTPase Era, which encodes MDNRKTKQSFKSGFVSIVGRPNVGKSTLLNHIVGHKIAIMSNKPQTTRNKITAVHTTEEGQIIFLDTPGIHKPQSKLGNYMVSVAENTLNEVDLVLFVVDATEKRGAGDDYIIERLKQVKTPVFLVINKIDKVHPEALLPIIDDYRKLYDFKQIVPISALEGNNTGSLQQAILGEMEEGPMYYPADQVTDHPERFVAAELIREKVLHLTREEVPHSIAVVIEEMKRGENGKTLYIYAAIYVERDSQRGILIGQKGQMLKEIGQRARKDIERLMGDQVFLELWIKVKKDWRNQERMLRNFGFYDEQ
- a CDS encoding cytidine deaminase, whose product is MDKQALLAQAIEARKLAYVPYSKFQVGAALLAERGKVYLGGNIENAAYSLCNCAERTALFKAYSEGDRTYKALAVAADTPQAVSPCGACRQVMAELCPPDMPVFLTNLKGDIWETTVSALLPGAFTKEDLRG
- a CDS encoding diacylglycerol kinase family protein, with protein sequence MKEWRRLTRSFAYALQGISYTVRTQRNMQIHVAAAILVLAAAWWLQIPRSDVLLVLFSIGLVFSLELVNTAIEAVVDLASPEWHAKAKIAKDVGAGAVLVAAILSLIIGVLVFGQPLLQKVWG
- the ybeY gene encoding rRNA maturation RNase YbeY encodes the protein MLSVEILHEEIEPIDENLQNLLVRCLEAAAKLEDVQGEVVVTLVNNERIHELNRDYRGVDRPTDVLSFAMNEPGEGEMEIFIDEDEASEFPNMLGDIIISVPKAHEQAEDYGHSFERELGFLTVHGFLHLLGYDHGTPEEEKEMFSRQEKVLEQIGLTR